The sequence below is a genomic window from Clostridium putrefaciens.
AACAGTTTGACCATCCGGTCTTGTAAATTTAAAAAATCCATCTCCATCTATAGCCAAATCTGTATTCAATCCAGATTCTCTTATATTTCCTTGAGTAAACACCCTAAGCCCATTTGTAGTTTTTGATCCACCACCATTATAAGGGTCAATTTTCCTCTCTCCATTGTCTGTTATAGGATACCCTTGCCTATTTAAAGTTTCATACATAAGATCTTTGAATCTTACATCTACCTTTTTATATCCATCCGTTCCAACATTAGATATATTATTTGATATAGAATCCAACTTTTCCTGATTGGCCATCATAGCACTTTTACTATTCCAAAGAGTTCTTAACATGTCTTATTACCTCCTTATCTTACAGCCCCTATTTCATTTGCTGCTTTATTTAATGTTTCATCAAGGGTTTGTACAATCTTTTGATTTGTTTCAAAACTTCTCATTACCGTCATCATGCTTACCATTTCTTCTATGATATTAACATTAGATCTTTCTAGGGACTTATGTTTTACTAAAGTTCCATCCATATTTATTGGATTTTCACCTTGATACAAATTATCCCCTATCTTTTTAAGTCCATTATAATCTTGGAAATCTACAGTATTAAATTTATAACTTTCTACATCATTCAACTTTAAGTTGCCATTATAATCCATAGTTAACTTTCCATCTCCAACAAATATAGGCTCCACAGCACCTGTTCTACTATTTATGCCCATTACATCATCACCACTATCTGTAACTAAATAGCCCCTAGAATTAGAATGAAAATGACCATCTCTTGTATAGTAAGTTCCTGATCCATTTTGAGCATTCTTTTTTACTGTAAAAAAACCTCTTCCTTCTATAGCAAAATCAGTATCTTTTTCTGTACTTTCAATAGATCCTTGTGTAAAATTAACTACTGTTTCATCTATCTTACTTCCTAAAGATAATTTACCTATAGGATTCCGTACATTTCTTCCACCTAAATTCTTATCATAATTTTCTATTAAAACATCGTCAAACTTTTTAATAATAAGATTATCAGATTTATATCCTATAGTATTTGCATTAGCCATATTAGATGATATAGTATTTTGTCTTGCTTCTTCAGTTATAAGTCCTGAAACTGCCGTATATATACCTCTTATCATTACTCCACTTCCTTTTTGTTTATAACTTTAAATTCTTCATGATAATCCATTCCAAGAACTCTAGCCTTTTCTTCTATCTTCTCTCTACTCATAGACTTGTCTAAGTTGTACCTAAACATGGATACTACTCCAATAATTATACCTAGACCTATTCCAACTAACACTCTTTTATCGCTCAAAAAGTTAAAGGTTGTTTTTATTTTTTGTATAATTCTTTTATTAATAGTACTTCCCCCCTGTTTAGATTTAATTCTTCACAAATCTCTTCTACTTCTTTTCCATTAGAAAAAAGCTTTATTACTTCTATAACTTTATCACTTTCCTTGATTTCTTCCACATTCTTAATTTCATCGTCTTTAACTAAATTAATAATTTGTGGTTTCTGTTCACTTTTTACTAAATCATTATTAATAATACTATTGTATCTTACATCTTCTTGTTTATCGTGCATAATCATATTATTCTTTAGATATTCAATATCTTTTTGCAGTTCAAAAATACTTTCAGCCATATCCTTCCTCATTTTACCAATGGCAATATCAGTCGGTGTTATAGAATTTTCTTTTTGAATTAAAACTTCTTTAAAACTTTTATCTTCTTTTTTTATAGCTCTAATATTAAGGGTTATAAGTACCCCTGCTATAATCATCAAATATATAGGCATAATACTCACTCCATCTGACTGTATTTTAACTTTTCCATGGCCTTTTTCAAATTTAATATGGCCCTACTATGAAGTTGGCAGACTCTAGATTCAGAGACCTCTAATACCTTACCTATTTGCTTTAATGTAAGCTCTTCATAATAATATAGTGATAACACTAATTTATCTTTTTCTTTTAATAAATCTAAAGCTTTTGTAAGATACTCTAATTTCTCTTTTTCTTCTAATTCTTCTGAAGGTTGAAGGCTCTGTTTATCCTCTATAATCCCCATAATTGGAATTTCTTCTTCTCCTGAAAATATTAGGTTTTCTAAAGATACCATCGATATATAGTTTATACTATTCTCAATTTTAACTATATCCTTAATTGGAATTCCTAATTCAGAAGATATCTCATAGACATCTGGCTCTCTCATAAGTTTATTTTGAAGCATATCCACAACCTTATTATAATTATTAAGCTTGTCCATTGATGTTTTAGAAATAGGAGCATTCTTTCTTATTTCATCCATCATAGACCCTTTAATTCTTATGGATGCATAGCTTGAAAATTTCATTCCCTTACTATCATCAAATTTATTAAAGGCATCCATAAGTCCTATCATTCCACAACTTAATAAGTCCTCATAATCTATATATTTACTTTTTCCAATTATAACCCTTGATGCTAGATACTTAACTAGCGGTGTATATTCTTTTATCATTTCTTCTTTTATATCTAAAGTCTCTAAGTTTAGCATCTTTATTCCTCCCTAAGTACAGAGTTTATCTGATTTATCATAAAAAGAAATATGTAGGTAGAATTTTTAAACTTTAATTCAATCATAGGTTTGCCTCTAGCAATACAGTTATTATTCACATATTTATATCTTTTTTTATTATCTTTTTGTTTCACTTTATTACTTATACTTACATATAAACTGTTCACGTACACCCTCCTATGAAAATATATTAAAAATCTTTTTTGCTAACTCCTCAGCTCCGGTACCTTTAGGTGCCTCTTTTGTGGAATCATTTATATATTCTGCTATAAGAAATATATCCTTAGTTGCTATTGAGTTTGGATAAGATATAGCGAAAGGCTCTTGACTTTTAACTGCTCTTATAACATCTTTATCTTCAAAAATTGTCCCTAAATGTTTAGTTTTCATTTTCAAAAAAGAATTTACTGCATTTTTAAACTTATTATAAGTTACTTCGCCTTCTTTATATTCTAAAACCTTATTTATTATCACACTAGTTTCAGTTTTTAATTTAAAATGATTTATTGCCTTTACAAGACCATAAGCATCTGTAAGTGATGTTGGTTCTGGTGTTGTAACTACTACAACTTCATCTGAAGATGCTATTAAGGCAAGTACAGTTCTATTTATACCTGCGCCAGTGTCTATAAGTATAAAATCTAAATCTTCTAATGCTTTAAGTTTATTTAAAAACTTATCTTTTTGTTCTTCTGTAACCTTCTCTATTTTACTTGTTCCTGGTCCTGCTAATAATAACTTCATTCCAAAAGGACATTCCATAAGAACGTCTTGTAATGCCATATCTTTCAACATGATATCAAAAACATTGTATTTAGGTAAAAATCCAAGAAGTATATCATCATTTCCCATACCAATATCTGCATCAAATATCATAACCTTGTTTCCCATCTTTTGAAGGGCAATCCCAAGATTTACAACTATATTACTTTTACCTACTCCGCCTTTTCCTGATGTTATTGTTATTATTTTTGTTTTTTTAATTAATCCCCTAGTTGAAGCCATTTCTCTTAATTTCTTTGCTTGATCTAACATATGCTATCCTCTAAAAGAATCAACTTAAGTAGCTCTTCTTTATTTAACGTCTTAATATCATCCGGTACATCTTGCCCTGTACTTACTAAACTTAAAGGTTTATTAGCCTTATCTAGTATATACATTATAGATCCATATGTGGATGTCTCATCCAACTTCGTAATTATCACATTGTTATAATCAATAACTTTATATCCTTCAATTATAGATTCTATATCTTTATCTTTTGTAGTACAACTTAGTACAAGGTGTATTTTATCAGTATTTATCTTATCTATATAAGCCCTTAGTTCAGAAATTTGCATTATATTTTTACTACTTCTCCCTGTTGTATCAATAAGTACAGTATCCATATATTCCATTTCTTTTATAGCCTCATCCATTTGCTTTTGATTCATTACAACTTTAAAGGCTATCCCCATAATATCAGCATAAGTTCTTAATTGATCAACAGCACCTATTCTATATGTATCTATAGTTATAAGTCCCACCTTTTTCTTCTCTACAAGCGCTAATTTCCCTGCTAGTTTTGCTATAGTAGTTGTTTTACCCACACCTGTTGGTCCTACTAAAATCACTTTACCTCTAAGACTATCTTCTGAAGATATATTAATTCCCTTTAATATAACCTCTTTTACCTTTTCTTTCATATCTACATCATCTTTTATATTCTCTGTTTCCTTTATTATATAATCAATTAATGAATCTTCTATATCTAGTGTTTTAAGAAAATCGTGCATATCCTTATTTCTTTTATTTTCTTTTGATTGTTCTAATTTTTTAGAGTCATCCTCTTTATTATCTAAACGTATAGCATCTTCTCTTACTGCTAATTTGTTTAAAATCTCCTTCATCTCTTTCATTTCATTAACAAGCTCGTTATTCTTATATATTGATTCTTCTTCATATTTGTGTTGTAACTTTATATCCTTTAACTCTACCTTATTATTTTTATCATCTGTTTTATTAGTAAAATGTTTATTATATTGTATATTTACATCTTTTTTGTTTTTAGTACTAACAATATTTTGTATAGCTTTTAAAGAGTCATCCATAGAATATTGTTCTTCTTTAAATGAAATCTCTTCTGCAGCTGCAGTTACTTCAATACAACTTTTAATAAATAAACCCTTGATTCCAGGTTTACGAACTTTTCTCTGACTTACAATTATTGCATCCTTACCTAATTCATATATTATTCTTGTCATTGCCTCATTCATGTTGTTAACAATATACTTTTTAATAATCATACTATATGGTTACAACTCCTTCAGCTCTAATTTCTACATCATTTGGTATTTCATTCAATGATATAATTGCAACATTAGAATAAACCATTTCAATTAGTTTTTTGAATGCTGGTCTTATTTTAGGTGATACTAATATAACCGGTTGATTATTGTGAAAGTACACACTATCTAAAACTTCTTTTATTGAAGTAAGAATTTTTCCTGTAGTATCCGGGTCTACTGCTGGGAAGCTACCACTCATAGTCTTTTGAATACTATTGGTTACTATTTCCTCTATCTTAGGATCCAAGGTTACTACAGTTATAGTCCTCTCCTCATCTATAAACGCATTACATATAGTTCTTCCTAAAGAGAACCTTACATACTCCGTTAAGAGCTCTATATCTTTTGTGTTCCTAGAATTATCTGCTAATGATTCTAATATAGTTACCATGTCTTTTATTGATACCTTTTCTCTCAGTAAATTTTGAAGTACCTTTTGTAATTCTCCTATAGTCATAAGATCTGGAATTAGTTCTTCAACTACCGTGTCATATTTCTCTTTTACAGAATCAATTATCATCTTAACTTCTTGTCTACCTAATAATTCATGGGCATGACTCTTTATAGTTTCTGTAAAATGAGTTACCATTACAGTAGTTGGATCTACTACTGTATATCCTTTAATTTCTGCATCTTCTCTTTGGTCTTTATTTATCCAATTCGCTGGCAATCCAAATGTAGGTTCAACAGTTTTAATTCCCTGGATATCTAAATTATCATTAGTAGGATCCATACATAAAATCATATTTGGTATTAACTCTCCTGATTCTATTTCAGTTCCCCTTATTTTAAATACATATTCATTTGTTTTTAATTGGAGATTATCTCTTATTCTTATAGGCTGAATCACTATACCCATCTCTATTGCACACTGCCTTCTTACCGATGAAATTCTTTGAAGTAAATCTCCTCCAGTAGACTCATCTGCCAATGGTATAAGTCCATATCCCATTTCAACTTCAATAGGCTCCACATTTATTAAATTCATTACATCTTCCGGTTCTCTTTTTTCAATTTCTGTTATCTGTGCTTGTTCTGTTTCCATAGCCATAGCTACCTTTTCATTCTCTTCTCTATAAAGTGCATAAGCTAAAGCACCTATTGCAACTGCTAATAATAGGAATGTAAATGTAGGAAGACCTGGTATTACTGCAAAAAAGAATAAAGTGGCAGATGCAAGTGCTAAAACCTTTGGGAACGCTGTAAGTTGTCTAACTATTATATTACCAAAGTTTTCTTCTGATCCAGATCTTGTAACCAATACACCTGAAGCAGTAGAAATTAGGAGTGCTGGAATTTGACTTACAAGCCCATCTCCAACAGTAAGACTTACAAATGTCTTTGCTGCTGTAGCTGCATCCATTTTAAGCATAACTACCCCTATTATTATTCCTCCTAATATATTAATAAGAGTTACTATAATTCCTGCTATAGCATCCCCTTTTACAAACTTAGAAGCTCCATCCATTGCTCCATAAAAATCCGCTTCATGTTGTAGCTTTTTTCGTCTATTTTTAGCTTCTAGCTCATCTATTAAGCCAGCATTAAGGTCTGCATCTATGCTCATTTGTTTTCCTGGCATAGCATCTAAGGTAAATCTTGCAGAAACTTCAGATACCCTACCTGCTCCATTTGTAATTACTACAAATTGTATTATTATTATTATTAGAAATATTATTATTCCTACTACATAGTTTCCACGAACTACAAAATCACCAAAGGCACTAATTATCTCTCCAGCATAAGCATCTGAAAGTATTAATCTTGTTGAGGATATATTAAGTCCTAACCTGAAAAGTGTAGTTATTAGTAGCATCGTTGGGAAAGCTGAGAATTCCAAAACCTCTGTAGTAAATAAGGTAAGTAACATTATAACCACAGATATTGTTATATTAAGAGCTAACAATACATCTAAAATCCAAGCTGGCAATGGTATTATTATCATCATTACTATACTAATTACACCAATAGCTACCATTACATCATATTTACTTCTTATATCAAATTTAGTTATTTTCTTTTTAGCCAAAATTAATCACCCTTTAAAGCTATTTTTTTGTTTTTTTACTTAGCTTGTACACAATAATAAGTATTTCAGCTACAGCTTGATACATATCATCTGGTATTTCAGAATCTATTTCAATTTTTTCATACATTAATCTTGCAAGAGGTTTATTTTCAATTATAGGTATATTATTTTCTTTTGCTATTTCTTTTATTTTAAGAGCAATACCTTCACTTCCCTTTGCCACTACTTTTGGTGCTTCATTCTTTCCCTCTTCATATTTTAAAGCTATAGATATATGAGTAGGATTTGTTACAATTACTGTAGCATCAGGTACTGCTTGCATCATTCTTCTTGTGGCCATTTCTTTTTGTTTCTGTTTTATTTTACCTTTGACCTGAGGATCTCCTTCGTCTTGTTTATATTCTTCTTTTATTTCTTGTTTCGTCATTTTTAGATCCTTTTTATGCATATGCCTTTGATATATATAATCGGATATTGCCAATATAGTCATTATCAAAGTCACCTTTTTAAATATAATCATGATCAATTCTTTGAAAAATGGTCCCATAGAACTTATATGTAAATTCCCAATTGTTAGTATCTGTTTATAATTATCCCTCATAAACTTATACCCTATATACCCAACTATAGTAACCATGGCTAAAGACTTTAGAAGTTCAACTATAGTACGGGAAGAAAACATCTTTTTAAAACCATTTATAGGATTTATTTTTGAAAGCTTAGGTTTTATAGTATCCATGCTAAACAGAAATCCGCTTTGAATGTAGCTCCCAAGTACACCCATAATCATTATAGGTAACACTATAGGTAAATAACTTATAGCAAATCTCTTCATAGAAATTATCATTAAGCTTTTTAAATTAGTTTCATTTAAAGGCATATTAAAATTATTACCTAGGAAATATACTACATTTTCTTTTAAGATTCTAGAAGAAAAGCTACTTAAAGTTGCAATAACTAAAGTAACCGCTAAAAGTGTCATAGCGAGTCCTATTTCCTTACTCTTAGCTATTTGACCCTTTTTCCTAGCATCTGCTTTTTTACGGGATGTGGCATCTTCTGTTTTTTCTTCCGACGCGAAAATAAACATTATGGGCACAAACTTGTATATTTCCCTCATAATCTCTGGGATATGTTCCATTGCAGATACCACACCTTTTGCAAACATAGGTAGTGCTAAGGAAAATGTAAGTAATCCCACTATTATCTTTATCGGAAGTCCTAGTATCATTATATTTAATTGAGGTACTGTCCTTGCAACAAGACCCAATGTAAGATCTGTAATTATTATTATCATTATAATAGGTAAAGCTATCTTTATCCCAATCCAAAAATATTGGATAAATGAATTTATAATCTGCATTGCAGACTCTTGAGTTATAAGTGATTTTCCTAATGTTACTGCATTAAAACTTTCTAAAAAGCTCAATATCAGCATATGATGTCCATCTAATATAAAAAAGATAACCAAACTCATCCAATACATTAATCTTTCAATTAAAGTTGAGTTACTTTTAGTATTAGGATCAAACATGCTAACCATAGAAAGGCCTATTTGCACATCCATTAAATTCCCAGCCATTCTTATGAAGTAAAAGCACATGCCAGTTACTATCCCTAAAACTGCACCAGATACAGCTTCATTTATTATAGCTGATATAAGTGCATAATTATTATTTATTATAGCTACGGACTGATTGTAATCTATACCTGGCAACAAGATATATGCAAAAGTCATAGAAAAAAATACTTTCAAAGCATTAGGCGTACCACTAGGGAAAAAGATTGGTGCTATAATAAAAAAGCTTCCAAGTCTTATAAATACTAGCATTAATGCAGTAAAGTAGGCTAAGTCTAACAATGTAATTCCCCCTATTGTACTATGGTTGAAATAATTTGAAATATTCTTTCCGTAAATCCGATCATTTTATGAAGCATCCAGCTTCCTGTAAGTAATCCCACCAAAGCTATAGCTATAAGTTTTGGAACAAAAGTAAGTGTTTGTTCCTGTATTTGTGTAGTTGCTTGAAATATACTTATAATAAGCCCAACTATTATAGATATCGCTAATATAGGAGCTGCTATCATAAGTCCAGTACTTATAGCTTCTTTTAAAATTCCCATCAGCATATTTTCAGTCATTTATACCACCTCACGAAAAACTGATTATTAAGGACTTGACTATTAAATACCATCCGTCTACCATAACAAATAATAACAATTTAAAAGGCATAGATATAAGTACTGGTGGAAGCATAAACATACCCATTGACATCAATACGCTTGCCACTACCATATCTATAACAATGAATGGAATGTAAATTAAAAACCCGATTTGAAAAGCAGTTTTCAGCTCACTTATAGCGAAAGCAGGAATAACAACATACATAGGAACATCTTCCTTTGTTACCTCTTCTCCAAGCTTTGCAACCTCCATAAATAATTTTAAATCTTTTTGTCTTGTTTGCTTAAGCATAAACTCTCTTAAAGGTTTTGAGCCTTCTTCAAACGCCTTTTCTACCGTTATCTTATCTTCAAGCATAGGTTTAAATGCAACCTCATTTATCTCAGTATAAATAGGAGCCATTATAAATATAGTTAAAAATAGAGCAAGTCCAATTAAAACTTGGTTTGGTATTGACTGCTGTGCCCCTAAAGCTCCTTTTAAAAAAGAAAAGCTCACTATTATCCTAGTAAAACTAGTCATCATTATAATAAAACCCGGAAGCATTGTAAGTACTGTTAACATAATAAGGACCTTTATGCTACTTACATAATCACTAGGTGAACTTGCACCATCCACATTAAAGTTTACTTTTGGCATAGGTATCTGCGGTGTAGCATTTACAGATATTGAAAAAAGTGCAACCATTACCATAGACATAATCAATACCATAATGCATGTATTTTTTTTATTCATCCTTAAATCTTCCTTTTTTAATTAGTCTTTTAAGTTTATCTTTATAAACTTTAAATTCCTGATCCGAAAGCTTTTTATCCATTTCGTACTTTAAGCTCTCTTCCTTGCTTAGTACACTAATCTCTTTTATTTCGCTATTAGTTGAAGTCATTATGTGATATTCTTCTCCTATCTTAACTAAAATTATATTACCTTCTTTACTTACATTTATCTTTTCTAAAACCTTTATATATTTACCATTTTGAAGCGATTGAACTTTTCCGCCTCCAACCTTTAAAGATAAATAGACAAGAAATAGTATAAACGGAAGGAATATCACAATTTGAATCATCATCTTTATAAATTCATAATCCATTGGTCATCTTCCTTATTATTAATTAATTAATCAATTTCAATATAGATTAGTAATAATTTTATTGAAATATCAACTCTTTAAAGTATATATTTGTTAATTTACCATTGTTCAATAAAGGATTTATTATATCTAAAATTTCTTTTTTAAGATCTTCAGTACCCTTAATTGTAACATCTGTAGATTTTTTGTTTCTTAAAATACTGATTACACTATCTCTCATAACATCTTTTTTACTATCCAATTCTTTTTCTAGTTTTTTATTTTCTACATCATAACCTAAAGATATATTAATCTTTAAATAATGTTTACCACCCTCATCAGATAAGTTTACTAAAAAATCATCTAAAGAATAGGTTTTCTCTTCTACCTTTATTTCAGTAGCCTGAGCCGTTGAACCTTTAGTATTATCTTTTGAAAATAAAAATATACCAGCAAATATACCTCCACCTAGAAGTACTAAAACTAATAAAATTATTATAATAATCTTTAGGGTTTTACCACCCTGTTTTTCATTTTTGTCATTCTCTCTCATTATTGCTTCTTCTCCTTTTCTGTAGGAACAATTAATATATTAACTCTTCTATTTTTCGCTCTGTTATTAACATCATTTGGAACTATAGGTTGGTATTCTCCATATCCAGCTGCAGAAAACCTTGATGGCCTCTGTCCTTTTGTTTCTACAAAATATCTTACTACATTTACTGCCCTCGCAGTAGAAAGTTCCCAGTTACTTTCATATTTAAAGGTATTTATAGCCAAATTATCAGTATGTCCTTCAATCATAATATCATTAGGAAATGAATCCATAAGAGTATTTATCTTATCTAATATGATTTTACTTTCTTCTATTATATCTGCTCTAGCCGATTCAAAAAGAATGTTATCCCTAAGTTGTATTATTACTCCTCTTTCATCATCTTGTATTTCAACTATAGACGAAAGATTGTTTTCATCTATAAATTGTTTAACTTTATTATACATACCTTCTTCTCTTGGAAATGTATCATATTCATTTAAAGACTCACCAACTATAGGAACACTTCCATTATTAGTGTTGAAATCCAAAACCCCAACTGCTCCACTTCCACTTAATACACCTTGTAAAGCTGTAGATACCTGTTTTAACTTTTGCTGATCCACTGTAGAAAAAGAATATAGTAATATGAAAAATGTAAGTAATAGAGTTATAGTATCAGAATAAGTAGCAATCCATTCGTCTCCTGTTAACTCTTCAGCTGCTGGAGCATTTTTTTTTCTAGCCATTAACTACATCCTCCTGACCTATAGAACTCTCGTTATTATGTTCCTTTCTTTCTTGTGGGGATAAATATGTTACAAGCTTTTCTTCAACAGTTCTAGGATTAACACCGGATTGTATTGCAAGTATTCCCTCTAACATCATCTCTCTTACTGAAACTTCTTTCTTACTTTTTAAGCTCAAATTTGCAGACATTGGATTTAAAAACAAATTAGCCATTATGGCTCCATAATAGGTAGTAATAAGAGCCTTGGCCATACCAGATGCTATAGCATTTGAATCAGTTAGGTTTGCAAGCATTTGTATAAGTCCCATTAGTGTTCCTATCATACCAAATGCTGGTGCATATCCTCCCCAAGCCTTTAGTATATTAGCACCCGTTGTGTGTCTTCTTTCCATTTCATCTATTTCTAGTTCCATTATATCTTTTATAGTTTCTGCCTCTATTCCATCTACTACCATTTGCAGACCCTTTCTTA
It includes:
- a CDS encoding flagellar motor protein MotB; this encodes MARKKNAPAAEELTGDEWIATYSDTITLLLTFFILLYSFSTVDQQKLKQVSTALQGVLSGSGAVGVLDFNTNNGSVPIVGESLNEYDTFPREEGMYNKVKQFIDENNLSSIVEIQDDERGVIIQLRDNILFESARADIIEESKIILDKINTLMDSFPNDIMIEGHTDNLAINTFKYESNWELSTARAVNVVRYFVETKGQRPSRFSAAGYGEYQPIVPNDVNNRAKNRRVNILIVPTEKEKKQ
- a CDS encoding motility protein A, producing MKKQDVLTLIGIIIGAAMIVWGMALGGAGLMIFWDFSSLVITVFGSICALLVNYPISEFKKLGKVLLQSFKEPILSPLEMVRQFGSLSKKARKDGLLSLEDDISKLEDEFLRKGLQMVVDGIEAETIKDIMELEIDEMERRHTTGANILKAWGGYAPAFGMIGTLMGLIQMLANLTDSNAIASGMAKALITTYYGAIMANLFLNPMSANLSLKSKKEVSVREMMLEGILAIQSGVNPRTVEEKLVTYLSPQERKEHNNESSIGQEDVVNG